A region from the Paenibacillus humicola genome encodes:
- a CDS encoding ABC transporter ATP-binding protein, which translates to METPELEALDLDIDQAAGSKGETVRRLLRYAGSVKLPLLLALLMLAIAVGTELAGPLVAKRLIDVHITGIEQPWYETADRGPYSAAYDGRFFKRADHFRSGEARGAEVRILQVGRGYYFIPSAIAFDGSRTAEANGTVRIAQGNRSESYRAQQLATAELFRFFRPELDGLLRLVWFYFGLLVLSAAFSYGQRYFLQASANRVIRNMRRDVFRHINRLPVRYFDNLPAGKVVSRITNDTEAIRELYVTVLANFFSGAIYMTGVFIALFLLDTRLAAICLFIVPVLAVWIYVYGRIAKGYNRVIRSSLSEINGRINESIQGMNVIRAFRKEQAMEREFEAYNTHNYVYKKKLLSLNALTGHNLVNVVRNAAYVALIWFFGGGSLSGPGAFVTLGVLYAFVDYVNRLFQPIVNIVNQLPNLETALVSAERVFVLLDEAGEDVSDETMPRYKGNVAFEQVRFGYKEAETVLKNITFEARQGQTVALIGHTGSGKSSIINLLFRFYDPDSGRITIDGADIRSIPRQTMRRHMGIVLQDPFLFTGTIASNISMDDPSITRERIEQALREVGGDRLLKSLPKGIDEPVIEKGGTLSAGQRQLISFARALAFDPAILILDEATSNIDTETESIIQEALDVVKRGRTTFVIAHRLSTIRSADLILVLDRGEIVERGNHESLLRLKGKYEQMYRLQMGERAGEERQPNVV; encoded by the coding sequence ATGGAAACGCCGGAACTCGAGGCGCTCGATCTGGACATCGACCAGGCGGCAGGCAGCAAGGGCGAGACGGTCAGGCGGCTGCTCCGGTACGCGGGGAGCGTCAAGCTGCCGCTGCTGCTGGCGCTCCTCATGCTGGCGATTGCCGTCGGCACGGAGCTGGCAGGGCCGCTCGTCGCCAAACGGCTGATCGACGTCCACATCACGGGCATCGAGCAGCCGTGGTATGAAACCGCGGATCGCGGACCGTATTCGGCCGCCTACGACGGGCGCTTCTTTAAAAGGGCGGACCACTTCCGAAGCGGCGAAGCGCGCGGCGCGGAGGTCCGTATTTTGCAGGTAGGCCGCGGCTATTATTTCATCCCGTCGGCCATCGCGTTCGACGGCAGCCGGACCGCGGAGGCGAACGGCACGGTCCGGATTGCGCAGGGCAACCGGAGCGAATCGTACCGGGCGCAGCAGCTGGCAACGGCGGAGCTGTTCCGCTTCTTCCGGCCGGAGCTGGACGGCCTGCTGCGGCTGGTCTGGTTTTACTTCGGCCTGCTGGTGCTGTCGGCCGCGTTCTCGTACGGCCAGCGGTACTTCCTGCAGGCGTCGGCCAACCGGGTCATCCGCAATATGCGCCGGGACGTGTTCCGACATATCAACCGGCTGCCGGTCCGCTACTTCGATAACCTGCCCGCGGGCAAAGTCGTTTCGCGCATCACGAACGACACGGAGGCGATCCGCGAGCTGTATGTGACGGTGCTGGCCAACTTTTTCTCGGGCGCCATTTATATGACAGGCGTGTTTATCGCGCTGTTCCTGCTGGATACCCGTTTGGCGGCGATCTGCCTGTTCATCGTCCCGGTACTGGCCGTTTGGATATATGTGTACGGCCGGATTGCCAAAGGGTACAACCGCGTGATCCGCTCCAGCCTGAGCGAGATCAACGGCCGCATCAACGAGTCGATCCAGGGCATGAACGTGATCCGCGCCTTCCGCAAAGAGCAGGCGATGGAGCGGGAATTCGAAGCGTATAATACGCATAATTATGTGTACAAGAAAAAACTGCTGAGCTTAAACGCGCTCACCGGCCACAACTTGGTCAATGTCGTGCGCAATGCGGCGTACGTGGCGCTGATCTGGTTTTTCGGCGGAGGATCGCTGTCCGGGCCCGGCGCGTTCGTCACGCTGGGCGTGCTGTATGCCTTTGTCGATTACGTGAACCGGCTGTTTCAGCCGATCGTCAACATCGTGAATCAGCTGCCGAATCTGGAGACGGCGCTCGTGTCCGCGGAACGCGTATTCGTGCTGCTGGACGAAGCGGGCGAAGACGTATCCGACGAGACGATGCCGCGATATAAAGGAAACGTGGCGTTCGAGCAAGTCCGCTTCGGCTACAAGGAAGCGGAGACGGTGCTGAAGAATATTACGTTCGAAGCGCGGCAGGGCCAGACGGTCGCTTTGATCGGCCACACCGGTTCGGGAAAAAGCTCGATCATCAACCTCCTGTTCCGCTTCTACGACCCGGACAGCGGCCGCATCACGATCGACGGAGCCGATATCCGCTCGATTCCGCGCCAAACGATGCGGCGTCATATGGGGATTGTGCTCCAGGACCCGTTTCTGTTCACCGGCACGATCGCTTCCAATATTTCGATGGACGATCCGTCCATCACCCGGGAGCGGATCGAGCAAGCGCTGCGGGAGGTCGGCGGCGACCGGCTGCTCAAAAGTTTGCCGAAAGGCATCGACGAGCCGGTAATCGAGAAAGGCGGCACGCTGTCGGCCGGACAGCGACAGCTCATCTCGTTCGCGCGGGCGCTGGCGTTCGATCCCGCCATTCTCATTCTGGACGAAGCGACCTCCAACATCGATACCGAGACGGAATCGATCATTCAGGAGGCGCTCGACGTGGTGAAGCGGGGCCGGACGACGTTCGTCATCGCGCACCGCCTGTCGACGATCCGCAGCGCCGATCTTATTCTCGTGCTCGACCGGGGTGAGATCGTGGAACGCGGCAATCATGAGTCGTTATTGCGGCTGAAGGGTAAATATGAACAAATGTACCGGCTGCAAATGGGTGAACGGGCAGGCGAAGAGAGACAGCCGAATGTAGTCTGA
- a CDS encoding stalk domain-containing protein yields the protein MNLGKRLSLIGCSMVMLLAGSQAAAAAGAAQPATTIVLDGYPLPFPVSPEIVRGTTMVPFRAIAEALQISVSWDNKTHTITADKTSGGSKKQVLLKQNSKTAFVDGRSVQLPVAPMARSGSILVPLSFFGSQFGAKTSWDGAARTVSIVSPAAEMYTEAFYALASFDEHELIDRFDSVSFGWASIGGDGKLTVKGKDYYWPQPAGDVTPESLVTDAAKGGTAPQLMVVAKDGSGELTKLLGDASLQQQAVQDMVNLAAESGFAGITLDFEGLGLTGDKTAVQKSYNAFVRLVGSRAKAAGLKLSLALHPLNGSYQGYDYKTLAGYADELIIMAYGYSYEKGPEPLNRVDEAIRLALQQAPKNKLVLGISMGSENAQTVDAKIGLAKRYGLKGIALWRLGLIGDDAMKRIGNAVVLD from the coding sequence ATGAATCTGGGGAAACGCTTGTCCCTGATCGGCTGCTCCATGGTCATGCTGCTGGCCGGCTCGCAGGCGGCCGCAGCGGCAGGCGCCGCGCAGCCGGCAACGACGATTGTGCTGGATGGTTATCCGCTTCCGTTTCCGGTTTCACCCGAAATCGTGCGGGGCACGACGATGGTTCCGTTCCGGGCGATCGCCGAAGCGCTGCAGATCAGCGTGAGCTGGGACAATAAGACGCATACGATCACCGCCGACAAAACGTCCGGCGGCAGCAAAAAGCAGGTCCTGCTGAAGCAAAACAGCAAAACCGCGTTTGTCGACGGCCGAAGCGTTCAGCTTCCCGTCGCGCCGATGGCGCGAAGCGGGTCGATTCTCGTGCCGCTCAGCTTCTTCGGCAGCCAGTTCGGGGCGAAAACGTCCTGGGACGGCGCTGCGCGTACCGTTTCTATTGTATCACCTGCGGCAGAGATGTACACGGAGGCCTTTTACGCGCTTGCTTCCTTCGACGAACACGAGCTGATCGACCGATTCGATTCCGTTTCGTTCGGCTGGGCGAGCATCGGCGGAGACGGCAAGCTGACCGTCAAGGGCAAGGACTATTACTGGCCGCAGCCGGCCGGCGACGTGACGCCGGAGTCGCTCGTGACCGATGCCGCTAAAGGCGGTACCGCCCCGCAGCTGATGGTCGTCGCCAAGGACGGAAGCGGCGAGCTGACGAAGCTGCTAGGCGACGCTTCCCTGCAGCAGCAGGCGGTTCAGGACATGGTCAATCTGGCGGCAGAGAGCGGTTTTGCCGGCATTACGCTCGATTTCGAGGGACTCGGGCTGACGGGCGACAAGACGGCTGTGCAAAAATCGTATAACGCCTTTGTCCGGCTTGTCGGCAGCCGTGCGAAAGCGGCCGGGCTGAAGCTGTCGCTCGCCCTCCATCCGCTCAACGGCTCGTATCAAGGCTACGATTACAAGACGCTGGCCGGGTATGCCGACGAGCTGATTATTATGGCGTACGGGTATTCATACGAGAAAGGCCCGGAGCCGCTGAACCGTGTCGACGAAGCGATCCGGCTCGCGCTGCAGCAGGCTCCGAAAAACAAGCTTGTCCTCGGCATTTCCATGGGGAGCGAAAACGCGCAGACCGTTGACGCCAAAATCGGCCTGGCCAAGCGCTACGGACTGAAAGGGATCGCGCTTTGGCGGCTCGGCCTGATCGGGGACGACGCCATGAAGCGGATCGGGAACGCCGTCGTGCTCGACTGA
- a CDS encoding MmcQ/YjbR family DNA-binding protein: MKHRPIESKEGLAMVERFGAYCMSLPGTEEEIDGFGHTSFRVKDKPYVRLGEGGGRGPGMTIRTLPETQEVLLRQPYYEKPMYIGRHGWVSLRASDPVPWEEIQGLVWEAYCRTAPKRLWKERH; encoded by the coding sequence ATGAAACATCGGCCGATTGAATCAAAAGAAGGGCTGGCCATGGTGGAGCGGTTCGGGGCTTACTGCATGTCGCTGCCGGGGACGGAGGAGGAAATCGACGGTTTCGGGCACACTTCTTTTCGCGTCAAGGACAAGCCGTATGTTCGATTGGGCGAAGGAGGGGGCAGAGGACCGGGAATGACGATCCGGACACTTCCGGAAACGCAGGAAGTGCTGCTCCGGCAGCCTTATTACGAGAAGCCGATGTATATCGGCCGGCACGGCTGGGTATCGCTGCGCGCGAGCGATCCGGTCCCATGGGAGGAAATTCAAGGGCTTGTATGGGAAGCTTACTGCCGTACCGCTCCGAAGCGTTTATGGAAGGAACGGCATTAG
- the queD gene encoding 6-carboxytetrahydropterin synthase QueD, with the protein MTYEIPKRIQRLGEDIQESQLRYHNRRVLVSKEFTFDSAHHLHLYEGKCKSLHGHTYKLQTILSGAADRRGIAIDFADMKRIAKERIVDRLDHRYLNEALPPMNTTAENMVVWMYEQLDGALREEGYYPNVRVEEIRLWETPTSYAAVTRAMMEADEDES; encoded by the coding sequence ATGACCTACGAAATTCCGAAACGGATCCAGCGGCTCGGCGAGGATATACAGGAGAGCCAGCTGCGTTACCATAACCGGCGGGTGCTCGTATCGAAGGAGTTTACGTTCGACAGCGCCCATCACCTGCATTTATATGAAGGAAAATGCAAAAGCCTGCACGGCCATACGTACAAGCTTCAGACGATTTTATCGGGAGCCGCGGACCGACGGGGAATCGCGATCGATTTTGCCGATATGAAGCGGATCGCCAAGGAGCGGATCGTCGACAGGCTGGACCACCGGTATTTAAACGAGGCGCTTCCCCCAATGAATACGACGGCCGAAAATATGGTCGTCTGGATGTACGAGCAGCTTGACGGCGCGCTGCGCGAGGAAGGGTATTACCCGAATGTGCGCGTCGAGGAAATCCGGCTTTGGGAGACGCCGACCAGCTACGCGGCCGTCACCCGCGCAATGATGGAGGCGGATGAGGATGAAAGCTGA
- a CDS encoding 7-carboxy-7-deazaguanine synthase QueE has translation MKAEAARRERDLLESRLPMVEIFETVEGEGTRAGFPTVFVRLFGCNLRCVWCDTTYSYPPAEAEFTMTIGEIVRQVEERYRSAHICLTGGEPLLYGERSAALLGALCGIERIRDVHVETNGAVDLRPFLETVSSPKARYIMDYKLPDSGENDNMAHGNFALLRPQDEVKFVIASERDFDAAVETLRAFPTKALPLFSPVWETMPPARLVERMLAAGLSGVKLNMQLHKIIWDPAKRGV, from the coding sequence ATGAAAGCTGAAGCGGCGCGGCGGGAACGCGATCTGCTCGAGAGCCGGCTGCCGATGGTGGAAATATTCGAGACCGTCGAGGGCGAGGGCACGCGCGCAGGGTTCCCGACCGTTTTTGTCCGGCTGTTCGGCTGCAATTTGCGCTGTGTCTGGTGCGATACGACGTACAGCTATCCGCCGGCGGAAGCGGAGTTCACGATGACGATCGGCGAGATCGTACGCCAGGTGGAGGAACGCTATCGCTCAGCGCACATATGCTTGACCGGAGGCGAGCCGCTGCTGTACGGCGAGCGGTCGGCGGCGCTGCTCGGCGCGCTTTGCGGGATCGAACGGATCCGCGACGTGCACGTGGAAACGAACGGCGCCGTCGATCTGCGGCCGTTTCTCGAAACGGTAAGCTCGCCGAAGGCACGGTACATCATGGATTACAAGCTGCCGGATTCCGGGGAAAACGATAACATGGCGCACGGCAACTTCGCCCTGCTGAGGCCGCAGGACGAAGTGAAATTCGTCATTGCGAGCGAGCGCGATTTCGACGCGGCGGTCGAGACGCTGCGCGCCTTCCCGACAAAGGCGCTGCCGCTGTTTAGCCCCGTGTGGGAAACGATGCCGCCCGCCCGGCTTGTCGAACGGATGCTTGCGGCAGGCTTGTCCGGCGTGAAGCTGAACATGCAGCTGCACAAAATCATTTGGGACCCGGCGAAACGGGGAGTTTAA
- the queC gene encoding 7-cyano-7-deazaguanine synthase QueC, whose amino-acid sequence MKKAVIILSGGLDSTTCMGFAKEAGYELYPITFDYGQRHRIELDHARSVAEHYGVEDRFKLVKLGFLREFGGSALTDDTIEVPVGGTDPIQGEPGEIPVTYVPGRNLMFLSIAASYAEALGAEAVYIGVNALDYSGYPDCRPEFIAKVQEVIEYATKAGAEGRPIRIETPLVHLTKAEIIREGTRMGVPYRLTTSCYNGEEKACGVCDSCRLRLKGFAEAGLVDPIPYQS is encoded by the coding sequence ATGAAAAAAGCGGTCATTATTTTGAGCGGCGGGCTGGACAGCACAACCTGTATGGGCTTCGCCAAAGAAGCGGGGTACGAGCTGTACCCGATCACATTCGATTACGGGCAGCGCCACCGGATCGAGCTGGACCATGCGCGCAGCGTCGCGGAGCACTACGGCGTGGAGGACCGGTTCAAGCTCGTCAAGCTCGGCTTTTTGCGCGAATTCGGCGGCAGCGCGCTGACCGATGACACGATCGAGGTGCCCGTCGGAGGAACGGACCCGATTCAGGGAGAGCCGGGCGAAATCCCGGTGACCTATGTGCCGGGGCGCAACCTGATGTTTCTGTCGATTGCCGCGTCGTACGCGGAGGCGCTGGGAGCCGAAGCCGTCTATATCGGGGTGAATGCACTCGATTACAGCGGTTATCCGGACTGCCGGCCGGAGTTTATCGCGAAGGTGCAGGAAGTGATCGAATACGCGACGAAGGCCGGCGCGGAAGGCAGGCCGATCCGGATCGAAACGCCTCTGGTCCATTTGACGAAAGCGGAAATTATCCGCGAAGGCACGCGGATGGGCGTACCGTACCGGCTCACGACTTCCTGCTACAACGGCGAAGAGAAGGCATGCGGCGTATGCGACAGCTGCCGTCTGCGGCTGAAGGGCTTTGCCGAAGCGGGACTTGTGGATCCGATCCCTTACCAATCTTAA
- a CDS encoding GGDEF domain-containing protein, translated as MKWLSGSNGQIFASACVMTIVVLMLFMAVRLYKSYRRNRTHRMLVIALPIVLLQQTANICLASPELSRLPYLHLGYTLAGPLSFIIINFVFMKLYTQPSIRLKGLPFLLMAFGLAAVAAAQLAWEPDILSRPAGPEGLPLLAVDFYGLVMNFAIMLNLRGIERRFVYSTSLIAYFVFQLSGIAGRYVFHGSVPMLAVLNHLFPVVYYTLLFLLLFDWVLERLLMSFHSSITDGLTGLYTRRYFQRKAEQLLRETNRIAILFCDIDNFKQLNDVQGHHKADGVLKRVAEIVKEETAGIGSAGRFGGEELLGLVALTGGVKPDLIAETIRRRVEKETAVTVSIGVSVSAEGATVEEVVRQADESMYAAKTSGKNRVILHPSVPRSRARQAEKQTARKANV; from the coding sequence ATGAAATGGTTATCCGGCTCAAACGGGCAGATTTTCGCTTCCGCCTGCGTGATGACGATCGTGGTGCTCATGCTGTTCATGGCCGTCCGGCTCTATAAAAGCTACCGGCGCAACCGGACGCACCGGATGCTCGTCATCGCGCTGCCGATCGTCCTGCTCCAGCAAACGGCCAATATTTGCCTGGCTTCGCCGGAGCTGTCCCGCCTGCCTTATTTGCATCTTGGCTATACGCTTGCCGGGCCGCTCTCTTTTATCATTATAAACTTTGTGTTTATGAAATTATATACGCAGCCTTCCATCCGGCTGAAAGGACTGCCGTTTCTGCTGATGGCATTCGGGCTGGCTGCCGTCGCCGCAGCGCAGCTCGCCTGGGAGCCGGACATACTGAGCCGGCCTGCAGGACCCGAAGGACTGCCGCTCCTAGCGGTCGATTTCTACGGACTCGTCATGAATTTCGCCATCATGCTCAATTTGCGCGGCATCGAACGGCGGTTCGTCTACTCGACAAGTCTGATCGCCTATTTCGTTTTCCAGCTTTCGGGCATTGCGGGCCGTTATGTGTTTCACGGCAGCGTGCCGATGCTTGCCGTGCTGAATCATCTGTTCCCCGTCGTCTATTATACGCTCCTGTTCCTGCTCCTGTTCGATTGGGTGCTGGAACGGCTGCTGATGTCGTTTCATTCGTCAATTACGGATGGACTTACCGGCTTATACACCCGCCGGTATTTTCAGAGGAAGGCGGAACAGCTGCTGCGCGAGACGAACCGAATCGCCATCCTCTTTTGCGACATCGATAATTTCAAGCAGTTAAACGATGTTCAGGGCCATCATAAAGCCGATGGCGTGCTGAAACGGGTCGCCGAAATCGTCAAGGAAGAGACGGCGGGCATCGGCTCCGCCGGACGCTTCGGCGGCGAGGAGCTGCTCGGGCTCGTCGCGTTGACCGGCGGGGTAAAGCCCGACCTTATCGCCGAGACGATCCGCCGCCGCGTGGAGAAGGAAACGGCGGTCACCGTCAGCATCGGCGTCAGCGTATCCGCCGAAGGCGCCACGGTCGAGGAAGTCGTGCGGCAGGCGGACGAATCGATGTATGCCGCCAAGACAAGCGGCAAAAACCGGGTCATCCTGCATCCGTCCGTTCCGCGCAGCCGCGCCCGGCAGGCGGAAAAACAGACGGCTCGCAAAGCGAACGTGTAA